From one Musa acuminata AAA Group cultivar baxijiao chromosome BXJ2-6, Cavendish_Baxijiao_AAA, whole genome shotgun sequence genomic stretch:
- the LOC135615835 gene encoding 17.3 kDa class I heat shock protein-like — protein sequence MSLIPFGFGPWRSDVFDPFSLDVWDPFEGFPFESPLYFPRLSFPPVAFSGEASAFNAARVDWKETPEAHVFTADLPGLRKEEVKVEVEDGRVLQISGERNQEREEKTDTWYRVERSSGKFLRRFRLPENAKVEQVKAAMENGVLTVTVPKEGVMVPNVKSVDISG from the coding sequence ATGTCGCTCATCCCCTTCGGATTCGGCCCCTGGCGGAGCGACGTCTTCGATCCCTTCTCCCTCGACGTCTGGGATCCCTTCGAGGGCTTCCCCTTCGAGTCACCTCTCTACTTCCCCCGTCTCTCCTTCCCTCCCGTCGCCTTCTCCGGCGAGGCCTCGGCCTTCAACGCCGCCCGTGTCGACTGGAAGGAGACCCCCGAGGCCCACGTGTTTACGGCCGATCTGCCCGGACTGAGGAAGGAGGAGGTCAAGGTGGAGGTGGAGGACGGCCGCGTCCTCCAGATCAGCGGCGAGCGGAACCAAGAACGCGAGGAGAAGACCGATACCTGGTACCGCGTCGAGCGGAGCAGCGGCAAGTTCCTTCGGAGGTTCCGCCTGCCGGAGAACGCCAAAGTCGAGCAGGTGAAAGCCGCCATGGAGAACGGCGTCCTCACCGTCACCGTCCCCAAGGAGGGAGTGATGGTGCCCAATGTTAAGTCGGTCGATATCTCCGGTTGA
- the LOC135615836 gene encoding laccase-24-like isoform X2 — protein MRSSAFVLVFLCFVADASIVEHTFNVGNLTVSRLCEDRVITAVNGQLPGPTIEVDEGDTLVVHVTNESPYNMSIHWHGIFQMLSAWADGPNMVTQCPIRPGNSYTYKFNVTGQEGTLWWHAHVSFLRATVHGAIIIRPRGGPKRCPFPQPHHEVPIVLGEWWKANVVDVADEAFLTGGNPNISDAFTINGQPGDSYECSKKHTYRLKVVAGKTYMLRIINSALNNQLFFKVAGHNFTVVAVDASYTKPYKTDVVVIAPGQTVDALMVADAAPGRYYMAARPYISTGPQGPPFDTTTTTGIVKYKSAHGSSPPAMPTMPPFNDTATAHRFFTEITGLLKPGRPTVPLVVDEQMFVTFGLGLAPCEPSQVRCNRTAGSFAGSMNNVSFRFPTTTSLLEAQYKGVSGVYTADFPNNPAALFDFTDLTVNTDPSLQPLRSTVKGTKLKKVKYNATVEMVLQNTAILGTENHPLHLHGFNFFVLAQGFGNFNATAAASSYNLVDPQVRNTVAVPVGGWAVIRFVANNPGVWILHCHLDAHLPFGLATAFEVANGPTAESTLPPPPLDYPTC, from the exons ATGCGTTCCTCGGCTTTCGTTCTTGTCTTCCTATGCTTCGTTGCGGATGCATCCATCGTGGAGCACACCTTCAAT GTGGGAAATCTGACGGTAAGTCGGCTGTGCGAAGACAGAGTTATCACTGCAGTGAATGGCCAGCTTCCCGGCCCCACCATAGAGGTTGACGAAGGCGACACGTTGGTGGTTCATGTCACGAACGAGTCGCCCTACAACATGTCGATCCACTG gcaTGGCATCTTCCAGATGTTAAGCGCGTGGGCGGACGGGCCGAACATGGTAACGCAGTGCCCCATCCGCCCCGGGAACAGCTACACCTACAAGTTCAACGTCACCGGCCAAGAAGGCACGCTGTGGTGGCACGCCCACGTCTCCTTCCTCCGTGCCACCGTCCACGGAGCTATCATCATCCGTCCCAGGGGCGGCCCTAAGCGCTGCCCCTTCCCGCAGCCCCATCATGAAGTCCCCATCGTCCTGG GGGAGTGGTGGAAGGCCAATGTGGTCGATGTCGCAGACGAGGCCTTTCTTACCGGTGGGAACCCCAACATCTCCGACGCGTTCACCATCAACGGGCAGCCCGGTGACTCGTACGAATGTTCCAAGAAGC ACACCTACAGGCTCAAAGTCGTCGCAGGGAAGACGTACATGCTTCGCATCATCAACTCTGCACTCAATAATCAGCTCTTCTTCAAGGTCGCCGGGCACAACTTCACCGTGGTGGCGGTGGACGCCAGCTACACCAAGCCCTACAAAACCGACGTGGTGGTCATCGCCCCAGGGCAGACAGTCGACGCCCTCATGGTCGCCGATGCTGCCCCGGGCAGATACTATATGGCCGCGCGCCCATACATCAGCACGGGCCCTCAGGGCCCTCCCTtcgacaccaccaccaccaccggtaTCGTCAAGTACAAGTCCGCCCACGGTTCTTCGCCTCCTGCGATGCCCACCATGCCGCCCTTCAACGACACCGCGACCGCCCACCGGTTCTTCACCGAGATAACCGGTCTCCTTAAGCCGGGCCGACCCACCGTCCCTCTCGTCGTGGACGAGCAGATGTTCGTTACCTTCGGGCTGGGGCTTGCTCCCTGCGAACCGAGCCAAGTCCGGTGCAACAGGACCGCGGGTTCTTTCGCTGGAAGCATGAACAACGTATCGTTTCGGTTCCCCACCACGACGTCGTTGCTGGAGGCGCAGTATAAGGGTGTGAGCGGGGTGTACACGGCCGACTTCCCCAACAACCCGGCGGCTCTCTTCGACTTCACCGACCTCACCGTGAACACCGACCCGTCCCTGCAGCCGTTGCGGTCCACGGTCAAGGGCACCAAGTTGAAGAAGGTGAAGTACAACGCGACGGTGGAGATGGTGCTGCAGAACACGGCGATACTGGGGACGGAGAACCACCCGTTGCACCTCCACGGCTTCAACTTCTTTGTGCTAGCGCAGGGCTTCGGGAACTTCAACGCGACGGCGGCGGCGAGCAGCTACAACCTGGTCGACCCGCAGGTGAGGAACACTGTCGCGGTGCCGGTGGGCGGATGGGCCGTCATCCGATTCGTCGCCAACAACCCAG GTGTATGGATCCTGCATTGCCATTTGGACGCCCACTTGCCTTTCGGGTTGGCCACAGCATTCGAGGTGGCTAACGGACCCACCGCCGAGTCGACTCTGCCTCCACCGCCGCTGGACTACCCCACTTGTTAA
- the LOC135615836 gene encoding laccase-8-like isoform X1 codes for MRSSAFVLVFLCFVADASIVEHTFNVIYYLLSLQSILVSLSAVLSLVPSMEFDMLFVFQVGNLTVSRLCEDRVITAVNGQLPGPTIEVDEGDTLVVHVTNESPYNMSIHWHGIFQMLSAWADGPNMVTQCPIRPGNSYTYKFNVTGQEGTLWWHAHVSFLRATVHGAIIIRPRGGPKRCPFPQPHHEVPIVLGEWWKANVVDVADEAFLTGGNPNISDAFTINGQPGDSYECSKKHTYRLKVVAGKTYMLRIINSALNNQLFFKVAGHNFTVVAVDASYTKPYKTDVVVIAPGQTVDALMVADAAPGRYYMAARPYISTGPQGPPFDTTTTTGIVKYKSAHGSSPPAMPTMPPFNDTATAHRFFTEITGLLKPGRPTVPLVVDEQMFVTFGLGLAPCEPSQVRCNRTAGSFAGSMNNVSFRFPTTTSLLEAQYKGVSGVYTADFPNNPAALFDFTDLTVNTDPSLQPLRSTVKGTKLKKVKYNATVEMVLQNTAILGTENHPLHLHGFNFFVLAQGFGNFNATAAASSYNLVDPQVRNTVAVPVGGWAVIRFVANNPGVWILHCHLDAHLPFGLATAFEVANGPTAESTLPPPPLDYPTC; via the exons ATGCGTTCCTCGGCTTTCGTTCTTGTCTTCCTATGCTTCGTTGCGGATGCATCCATCGTGGAGCACACCTTCAATGTGATCTACTACTTACTCTCCCTGCAGTCAATCCTTGTTTCTCTTTCTGcagtattatctttggttccgtcGATGGAGTTCGACATGCTTTTCGTCTTTCAGGTGGGAAATCTGACGGTAAGTCGGCTGTGCGAAGACAGAGTTATCACTGCAGTGAATGGCCAGCTTCCCGGCCCCACCATAGAGGTTGACGAAGGCGACACGTTGGTGGTTCATGTCACGAACGAGTCGCCCTACAACATGTCGATCCACTG gcaTGGCATCTTCCAGATGTTAAGCGCGTGGGCGGACGGGCCGAACATGGTAACGCAGTGCCCCATCCGCCCCGGGAACAGCTACACCTACAAGTTCAACGTCACCGGCCAAGAAGGCACGCTGTGGTGGCACGCCCACGTCTCCTTCCTCCGTGCCACCGTCCACGGAGCTATCATCATCCGTCCCAGGGGCGGCCCTAAGCGCTGCCCCTTCCCGCAGCCCCATCATGAAGTCCCCATCGTCCTGG GGGAGTGGTGGAAGGCCAATGTGGTCGATGTCGCAGACGAGGCCTTTCTTACCGGTGGGAACCCCAACATCTCCGACGCGTTCACCATCAACGGGCAGCCCGGTGACTCGTACGAATGTTCCAAGAAGC ACACCTACAGGCTCAAAGTCGTCGCAGGGAAGACGTACATGCTTCGCATCATCAACTCTGCACTCAATAATCAGCTCTTCTTCAAGGTCGCCGGGCACAACTTCACCGTGGTGGCGGTGGACGCCAGCTACACCAAGCCCTACAAAACCGACGTGGTGGTCATCGCCCCAGGGCAGACAGTCGACGCCCTCATGGTCGCCGATGCTGCCCCGGGCAGATACTATATGGCCGCGCGCCCATACATCAGCACGGGCCCTCAGGGCCCTCCCTtcgacaccaccaccaccaccggtaTCGTCAAGTACAAGTCCGCCCACGGTTCTTCGCCTCCTGCGATGCCCACCATGCCGCCCTTCAACGACACCGCGACCGCCCACCGGTTCTTCACCGAGATAACCGGTCTCCTTAAGCCGGGCCGACCCACCGTCCCTCTCGTCGTGGACGAGCAGATGTTCGTTACCTTCGGGCTGGGGCTTGCTCCCTGCGAACCGAGCCAAGTCCGGTGCAACAGGACCGCGGGTTCTTTCGCTGGAAGCATGAACAACGTATCGTTTCGGTTCCCCACCACGACGTCGTTGCTGGAGGCGCAGTATAAGGGTGTGAGCGGGGTGTACACGGCCGACTTCCCCAACAACCCGGCGGCTCTCTTCGACTTCACCGACCTCACCGTGAACACCGACCCGTCCCTGCAGCCGTTGCGGTCCACGGTCAAGGGCACCAAGTTGAAGAAGGTGAAGTACAACGCGACGGTGGAGATGGTGCTGCAGAACACGGCGATACTGGGGACGGAGAACCACCCGTTGCACCTCCACGGCTTCAACTTCTTTGTGCTAGCGCAGGGCTTCGGGAACTTCAACGCGACGGCGGCGGCGAGCAGCTACAACCTGGTCGACCCGCAGGTGAGGAACACTGTCGCGGTGCCGGTGGGCGGATGGGCCGTCATCCGATTCGTCGCCAACAACCCAG GTGTATGGATCCTGCATTGCCATTTGGACGCCCACTTGCCTTTCGGGTTGGCCACAGCATTCGAGGTGGCTAACGGACCCACCGCCGAGTCGACTCTGCCTCCACCGCCGCTGGACTACCCCACTTGTTAA
- the LOC135581581 gene encoding mitochondrial uncoupling protein 1-like, whose protein sequence is MADHRTKMEISFAGRFASSAIAACFAELCTIPLDTAKVRLQLQKKAATDAKAMPKYRGMLGTVATIAREEGMTALWKGIVPGLHRQCLFGGLRIGLYEPVKSFYVGENFVGDIPLSKKILAGLTTGALAITVANPTDLVKVRLQAEGKLPPGVPRRYSGALNAYSTIVRQEGLGALWTGLGPNVARNAIINAAELASYDEVKQTILKIPGFTDNVFTHLLSGLGAGFFAVCIGSPVDVVKSRMMGDSAYKSTLDCFVKTMKNEGPLAFYKGFLPNFGRLGSWNVIMFLTLEQVKKLFAREVPV, encoded by the exons ATGGCCGATCACCGCACCAAGATGGAGATCTCCTTCGCCGGAAGGTTCGCCAGCAGCGCCATCGCCGCCTGCTTCGCTGAG CTGTGCACGATCCCTCTTGACACTGCAAAAGTGAGGCTTCAGTTGCAGAAGAAAGCAGCTACAGATGCCAAGGCCATGCCAAAGTACAGAGGAATGCTAGGAACTGTTGCAACCATCGCAAGGGAGGAAGGAATGACAGCACTTTGGAAAGGCATCGTGCCTGGTTTGCATCGCCAATGTCTTTTTGGAGGTTTGCGGATTGGGTTGTATGAGCCG GTAAAGTCCTTCTATGTTGGTGAAAATTTTGTGGGAGATATTCCTTTGTCCAAGAAAATTCTCGCTGGTCTTACAACTG GTGCCTTGGCGATTACTGTGGCAAATCCAACTGATCTAGTGAAAGTACGACTTCAAGCGGAAGGGAAGCTTCCACCTGGTGTACCAAGACGGTATTCAGGAGCATTGAATGCTTACTCCACAATAGTCAGACAG GAAGGACTTGGGGCTCTCTGGACTGGTCTTGGTCCTAATGTTGCACGTAATGCAATTATAAATGCTGCTGAGTTGGCTAGTTACGATGAAGTCAAACAG ACAATTCTGAAAATCCCTGGATTCACAGATAATGTTTTTACTCATCTTTTGTCTGGTCTGGGTGCTGGGTTTTTTGCTGTTTGTATTGGTTCTCCTGTTGATGTG GTGAAGTCAAGAATGATGGGAGATTCAGCCTACAAAAGCACACTTGATTGTTTTGTGAAGACAATGAAAAATGAA GGGCCTTTAGCTTTTTACAAAGGTTTCCTTCCAAATTTTGGTCGACTCGGATCATGGAATGTGATCATGTTCTTGACATTGGAGCAG GTCAAAAAGTTATTTGCAAGAGAAGTGCCAGTTTAA
- the LOC103990187 gene encoding laccase-24, with protein MAWSSSALLFTFAFIGFVADAAIVEHTFRVGNLTLTRLCEERVVTAVNDQMPGPTIDVNEGDTLVVHAINESPTNMTIHWHGVYQRLSAWADGPNMVTQCSVRPGNNYTYRFNVTGQEGTLWWHAHFSLLRVTVYGALIIRPRGGAAALPFSPPDYEANILLGEWWNGNPIDVLNAAYVTGSAPNVSDAFTINGQPGDLYNCSKKHTYKLEVVSGKTYWLRIINAAVNGQFFFKVAGHNFTVVAVDATYTKPYETDVVVIAPGQTVDALMVANAAPGNYYMAARPYISAGPEGPLVDLSTTTGIVKYASVNSSSAPVMPALPGLYDTPTAHRFYTNLTALVRPGDPTVPLAVDEEMFVTIGSGIVPCSPPQFLCNKTTGSASASMNNVSFVFPPTTPFLVAHYNNLSIYKTDFPDNPPVFFDFTNPAVNTDPALRPLRNTVQDIRLKKVKYNATVEIVLQNTAIEGAENHPIHLHSFNFFVLAQGFGNYNATAAVSSFNLVDPQVRNTIAVPAGGWAVIRFVANNPGVWFMHCHFDIHLALGLGTAFWVENGNTPDSILPPPPPDYPTC; from the exons ATGGCTTGGTCCTCCTCTGCGCTGCTGTTCACCTTCGCCTTCATCGGCTTTGTGGCGGATGCAGCGATCGTGGAGCACACCTTCCGT GTGGGAAATCTGACTCTGACACGGCTGTGCGAAGAGAGAGTGGTGACTGCAGTGAATGACCAAATGCCAGGCCCGACGATAGATGTCAACGAAGGTGACACGCTGGTCGTCCATGCCATCAACGAATCGCCCACCAACATGACGATTCACTG GCACGGCGTGTACCAGAGGCTGAGCGCTTGGGCTGACGGGCCAAACATGGTCACTCAGTGCTCGGTACGCCCCGGGAACAACTACACCTACAGGTTCAACGTCACGGGCCAAGAAGGCACGCTTTGGTGGCACGCCCACTTCTCCCTCCTCCGGGTTACGGTCTATGGAGCCCTCATCATCCGTCCCAGAGGCGGCGCTGCGGCCTTGCCCTTCTCCCCGCCCGACTATGAAGCCAACATCTTACTCG GGGAGTGGTGGAACGGCAATCCGATCGATGTGTTGAACGCGGCCTACGTTACCGGTAGTGCCCCCAACGTCTCCGATGCATTCACCATCAATGGCCAGCCCGGCGACTTGTACAATTGCTCCAAGAAGC ACACCTACAAGCTCGAAGTCGTTTCCGGGAAGACCTACTGGCTCCGGATCATCAACGCTGCAGTCAATGGTCAGTTCTTCTTCAAGGTTGCCGGGCACAACTTCACGGTTGTCGCCGTGGACGCCACCTACACCAAGCCTTACGAGACCGACGTGGTGGTCATCGCCCCCGGCCAGACGGTGGACGCTCTCATGGTCGCCAACGCCGCCCCGGGCAACTACTACATGGCCGCCCGCCCCTACATCAGCGCAGGTCCTGAAGGCCCACTCGTCGACCTCAGCACCACCACCGGCATCGTCAAGTACGCGTCCGTCAACAGTTCTTCTGCCCCCGTGATGCCGGCCTTGCCGGGCCTCTACGACACCCCGACCGCCCACCGATTCTACACCAACCTGACCGCTCTCGTTAGGCCGGGGGATCCCACCGTCCCTCTCGCCGTGGATGAGGAGATGTTCGTCACCATCGGGTCGGGCATCGTTCCCTGCTCACCGCCACAATTTCTGTGCAACAAGACCACGGGGTCAGCATCCGCCAGCATGAACAACGTATCGTTTGTGTTCCCCCCCACGACGCCGTTTCTGGTGGCACACTATAACAATTTGAGCATATACAAGACCGACTTCCCCGACAACCCGCCGGTGTTCTTCGACTTCACGAACCCCGCCGTGAACACCGACCCGGCTCTGCGGCCGCTGCGCAACACAGTCCAAGACATCAGGTTGAAGAAGGTGAAGTACAACGCGACGGTGGAGATAGTGCTGCAGAACACGGCGATAGAGGGGGCGGAGAACCACCCGATACACCTCCACAGCTTCAACTTCTTTGTGCTCGCGCAGGGCTTCGGAAACTACAACGCGACGGCGGCGGTGAGCAGCTTCAATCTGGTGGACCCGCAGGTGAGGAACACCATCGCTGTGCCCGCGGGCGGATGGGCCGTCATCCGATTCGTCGCCAACAACCCAG GTGTATGGTTCATGCACTGCCATTTCGACATCCACTTGGCTCTTGGTTTGGGGACGGCTTTCTGGGTGGAGAACGGCAACACCCCGGACTCCATTCTGCCGCCACCGCCTCCGGACTACCCCACTTGTTAA